In Tindallia magadiensis, one DNA window encodes the following:
- a CDS encoding MetQ/NlpA family ABC transporter substrate-binding protein has translation MKKTIGLWIVGILFLLSGCGNSDAQNTLDPNHLIIGVTPGPHEEVMEQVKKKAAEDGITIELQVFTEYVMPNIALAEGELDLNMFQHKPYLERFSEERNLDLVDVGYTINFPIALYAESLENVSELQEGDRIAIPNDPTNGARALILLESAGLITLEEGVGVEATVNHIAENPMNFHIIELEASQLPRQLEEVTAAVINSNFAIEYGFVPTRDSILMEPGDSPYVNVVAARAENKDDPAIAQLMEYYYQDDIKAFIEERFQGSIVPGW, from the coding sequence ATGAAGAAAACAATAGGCTTATGGATTGTAGGAATACTTTTTTTATTAAGTGGTTGTGGTAATTCAGATGCACAAAATACATTAGATCCAAATCATTTGATCATAGGTGTGACCCCGGGGCCACATGAAGAGGTAATGGAGCAGGTTAAGAAAAAGGCTGCGGAAGATGGAATAACCATTGAGCTTCAAGTATTTACAGAATATGTAATGCCTAATATTGCTTTGGCAGAAGGTGAATTAGACTTAAACATGTTTCAACACAAACCCTACTTGGAGAGATTTAGTGAAGAAAGAAATCTTGATCTGGTAGACGTAGGATATACCATTAATTTCCCCATTGCATTGTATGCTGAATCCTTGGAAAATGTTTCAGAACTTCAGGAAGGAGATCGTATTGCTATTCCTAATGATCCTACTAACGGTGCAAGAGCATTGATTCTTTTGGAAAGTGCCGGATTGATCACCTTGGAAGAAGGGGTAGGCGTAGAAGCGACGGTCAATCATATCGCAGAAAATCCTATGAATTTCCATATCATAGAACTGGAAGCATCTCAGCTCCCCCGACAATTAGAAGAAGTAACGGCAGCCGTTATTAATTCCAACTTTGCTATTGAGTATGGCTTTGTTCCCACCAGGGACTCTATTCTAATGGAGCCGGGAGATTCGCCCTATGTGAATGTGGTAGCCGCCAGAGCTGAGAATAAAGATGATCCTGCTATTGCTCAGTTGATGGAATATTATTATCAGGATGATATTAAAGCGTTTATTGAAGAACGATTTCAAGGTTCCATTGTTCCCGGGTGGTAA
- a CDS encoding GNAT family N-acetyltransferase — protein MCLKVKPIEKKDWQDICLLIEAVNRSDHLDYSLTKEWFDYVLHHSENGLFVAHCKEQLVGLATCMVNTADKGQGVINLIVHPENRKEGVGTALYHRLIEYATETKIEKVFTYVNEALVDALKFVEKKDFTIILYSWKMEMDLTDDHPVLSDHKNIDGEIIFRKAVPSDGNAYRHIIADCFGDYIGDNALEQLLRDPSVRVYLLKYKGDTVASITIQYKENIAQGYLYDVAVIKKYRGRGFGKCLLQRSLLMLKKYQMKTAALLVSGENREALRLYESVGFREVGLDYVMEKKIT, from the coding sequence ATGTGTCTGAAGGTGAAACCTATAGAAAAAAAAGACTGGCAGGATATTTGTTTGCTGATTGAGGCGGTAAATCGATCAGATCATTTAGACTACTCTTTAACAAAAGAATGGTTTGACTATGTGCTTCACCATTCAGAGAATGGGTTATTTGTGGCGCACTGCAAAGAACAGTTGGTGGGCCTTGCTACGTGCATGGTAAATACGGCGGACAAAGGTCAGGGAGTGATCAATCTGATCGTACATCCAGAGAATAGAAAAGAAGGTGTCGGAACGGCCCTTTATCATCGACTGATCGAATATGCCACTGAAACAAAAATAGAAAAAGTCTTTACATATGTAAACGAAGCCTTGGTAGATGCTCTAAAGTTTGTTGAAAAAAAGGATTTTACAATTATTCTTTATTCCTGGAAAATGGAAATGGATTTAACCGACGATCATCCAGTCTTGTCAGATCATAAAAATATAGACGGAGAAATTATTTTCAGAAAAGCGGTTCCTTCTGATGGAAACGCCTATCGCCATATCATTGCGGATTGCTTTGGAGACTATATCGGTGATAATGCCTTGGAACAACTCTTAAGGGATCCATCTGTGAGGGTGTACCTGCTGAAGTACAAAGGCGATACAGTGGCTTCCATTACCATCCAATATAAAGAAAATATCGCTCAGGGATATCTTTATGATGTGGCTGTTATTAAAAAATACAGGGGCAGAGGATTTGGGAAATGCTTACTACAGCGGAGTCTTTTGATGTTAAAAAAATATCAAATGAAGACGGCTGCCTTGTTAGTATCGGGAGAAAACCGGGAAGCTCTGAGGCTTTATGAATCTGTTGGATTTAGAGAAGTAGGACTGGATTATGTGATGGAGAAAAAAATTACGTAA
- a CDS encoding ABC transporter substrate-binding protein, with protein sequence MKTKPLMMGLLLLIMLIGFFSFSLGREEEPLFIGFSAGLTGAASELGVSGRNGLMIAVQKINEAGGINGREVKVVVKDDENDPQKALEADEALYQQGVKFIIGHMTSNMAEKTLPFINEKEILMVTPTMSSDELSGKDDYLIRVVSSNRDEAIFMAEIYHQKPEIRRVMVLYDQSNHAYTSVIRDFFAEFFETEGEKQVMSLAFSSEKGIDYLETIEKVVDSQPDALIILSSAFDAAIFCQQIERMNVEMPILLSAWSMTTDLISHGGIAVEGVRIVSLMNQESEKKEYQDFADEYRQRYEEDPSFSAVFAHDAAMVLFEGIKALDSKEITPQQVKESIIDIGSFQGLQSLIEIDEYGDASREIFKYTIQNGQFVKVE encoded by the coding sequence ATGAAAACGAAACCATTGATGATGGGCTTACTGCTGCTAATAATGCTGATAGGCTTCTTTTCCTTCAGCTTAGGCAGAGAAGAGGAACCGCTGTTCATTGGATTTTCAGCAGGACTTACTGGGGCGGCTTCAGAACTTGGTGTTAGTGGACGCAATGGTTTGATGATTGCGGTTCAAAAAATAAATGAAGCAGGGGGGATTAATGGAAGGGAAGTAAAGGTAGTGGTAAAAGATGACGAGAACGACCCGCAAAAGGCTTTAGAAGCAGATGAGGCCCTTTATCAGCAAGGAGTTAAGTTTATTATTGGTCATATGACTAGCAACATGGCTGAAAAAACCCTTCCCTTTATTAACGAAAAGGAAATATTAATGGTCACACCTACCATGAGTTCTGATGAGTTAAGTGGAAAGGATGATTATCTGATTCGTGTGGTTTCGTCTAATCGTGATGAAGCCATCTTTATGGCTGAAATTTATCATCAGAAACCGGAAATTAGGAGGGTGATGGTTCTTTATGACCAGTCTAACCATGCCTATACATCCGTAATTCGCGACTTTTTTGCTGAATTTTTTGAAACAGAGGGAGAAAAACAAGTAATGTCTTTGGCTTTTTCTTCTGAGAAAGGAATCGATTACTTAGAAACCATTGAGAAGGTGGTAGATAGTCAACCTGATGCGTTGATCATTCTATCCTCAGCCTTTGATGCGGCCATCTTCTGCCAACAGATAGAACGGATGAACGTTGAAATGCCGATTTTGTTATCGGCTTGGTCCATGACGACAGATTTAATTTCTCATGGTGGAATCGCCGTAGAAGGTGTTCGTATTGTCAGTCTGATGAATCAGGAAAGTGAAAAAAAAGAATATCAAGATTTTGCAGATGAATATCGACAAAGATACGAAGAAGACCCATCTTTTTCAGCGGTTTTTGCTCATGATGCGGCAATGGTTTTGTTTGAAGGAATAAAGGCTTTGGATTCGAAAGAAATAACCCCGCAACAAGTAAAAGAGTCTATTATAGACATAGGAAGTTTTCAAGGGTTACAAAGTCTTATAGAAATAGATGAATATGGTGATGCCAGCAGAGAAATTTTCAAATATACCATTCAGAATGGTCAATTTGTTAAGGTGGAATAA
- a CDS encoding bifunctional diguanylate cyclase/phosphodiesterase, with the protein MKKSRKLRDYIIRSNILAVLLPILMVGLLVVSIIIYYNEQEMQQKNHIITATIAQRISQMLDKPIADLKEIAELIDRQILSADKLMEYLETVVTHADYLEGLEIIDENARVRYMAPYNQYLMGISRVNQAYYQIASRQEEPYFSTSFISQQTGSPALTVAMKHESKVLVAYLNLEQISLLSSQLSESYGNNMLVAVTDRRGVYISYKELEKVYQREMDPNIYMISEGIQERDFYTGKHLDHWITAYPVENANWYTIVYQSVDTLYDTIKRIIFVSFLVILMFFLLSTSITRRNLRKITHSFQEFLDQTREIAKGNYERRVQTDSFEEFHQLAESFNIMVDKIESRNRRLQDLAYFDPVTKLPNASYLHDFLGNMLSKHQKTNKKLAVIYFDLDHFKRINDTYGHTFGDEVLAQVGERLLAEEDQSGTVARMSGDDFVCVLPDVGDLEMVLEKIKNLRKKFVLPISSRDTEVYLDISFGIALYPEHGDTVETLLQHADTATSTSKKEGSNKYTFFHESMKLDLRRKMDLEKGMRRALENQEMSLCYQPQVFAKTAENRGVEALLRWHHPVFGSVSPYEFIQVAEESGQILAIGEWVLSKACEKLAEFNDHQPHKLTMSVNVSTLQLRSRGFVEMVKKYVKKHKINPSFLELEMTESVFIHSFDEAVTILNELREIGVKISLDDFGTGFSSLSYLRHLPINTLKIDKAFVQGMETDKDTEIMIDSVITMAHNMNLDVIAEGVENEWQLQAMKRYECDMVQGYHISHPLTEEMLGKYFEKKNDENS; encoded by the coding sequence ATGAAGAAAAGTCGAAAGTTACGTGACTATATTATTCGCAGCAATATTCTTGCCGTTTTATTACCTATTCTGATGGTAGGTTTGTTAGTTGTGTCGATTATTATTTATTATAATGAGCAAGAGATGCAACAAAAAAATCATATTATTACCGCTACCATTGCACAGCGGATTAGCCAAATGTTGGATAAACCCATAGCCGATCTAAAAGAAATTGCTGAGTTGATTGATCGGCAAATTCTATCAGCAGATAAGCTAATGGAATATTTGGAAACAGTGGTAACTCATGCCGATTATCTGGAAGGCTTAGAGATCATTGATGAAAATGCGCGTGTTCGGTATATGGCACCCTATAACCAATACTTGATGGGAATTAGTCGGGTGAATCAGGCTTATTACCAGATCGCCAGCCGTCAGGAGGAACCATATTTTTCCACAAGCTTTATTTCACAGCAGACAGGAAGTCCTGCCTTAACCGTGGCGATGAAACATGAGTCAAAGGTGTTGGTAGCCTATTTGAATTTAGAACAGATCAGTCTTTTATCATCACAGTTGAGTGAAAGTTATGGGAATAATATGCTGGTGGCTGTCACCGACCGCCGAGGCGTCTATATTTCCTATAAAGAACTAGAAAAGGTATATCAGAGAGAGATGGATCCCAATATTTATATGATAAGTGAAGGGATTCAAGAAAGAGATTTTTATACCGGGAAGCATCTAGATCACTGGATTACCGCTTATCCTGTTGAAAATGCCAATTGGTATACTATTGTGTATCAATCCGTTGATACGCTGTATGATACGATAAAAAGAATTATTTTCGTGAGCTTTCTGGTAATCCTGATGTTCTTTCTCCTATCTACCAGCATAACGCGACGAAATTTACGGAAAATAACCCACTCTTTCCAGGAATTTTTAGATCAAACTCGGGAAATTGCCAAAGGAAACTACGAGAGGCGAGTCCAAACAGACAGCTTTGAAGAATTTCACCAATTGGCTGAAAGTTTTAATATAATGGTCGATAAAATTGAATCAAGAAATCGAAGGCTGCAAGACCTAGCCTATTTTGATCCTGTGACAAAACTTCCCAATGCCAGTTATCTGCATGATTTTCTTGGGAATATGCTATCAAAACATCAGAAGACAAATAAAAAACTAGCGGTTATTTATTTTGATTTGGATCATTTTAAACGGATCAATGATACCTACGGACACACTTTTGGTGATGAAGTATTAGCTCAAGTAGGAGAAAGATTGTTAGCTGAAGAGGATCAAAGTGGAACGGTAGCTCGAATGAGTGGTGATGATTTTGTTTGTGTTCTTCCGGATGTTGGAGACTTAGAAATGGTACTAGAAAAAATAAAAAACCTTCGGAAGAAGTTTGTCTTACCAATTTCTTCTCGGGACACGGAGGTTTATTTGGATATAAGCTTTGGTATTGCCCTTTATCCGGAGCATGGTGATACGGTGGAAACCTTACTTCAGCACGCTGATACGGCTACTAGTACATCAAAAAAAGAAGGAAGTAATAAATATACCTTTTTCCATGAATCGATGAAACTTGATTTAAGAAGAAAGATGGATCTGGAAAAAGGAATGAGAAGGGCCCTAGAGAACCAGGAAATGTCACTGTGTTATCAGCCGCAAGTATTTGCTAAGACCGCAGAAAACAGGGGAGTTGAGGCGTTGTTGAGATGGCATCACCCAGTATTTGGGTCTGTATCTCCTTATGAATTTATTCAAGTAGCCGAAGAATCTGGACAGATTCTTGCCATTGGTGAATGGGTGCTGTCAAAAGCCTGTGAAAAATTGGCGGAGTTTAATGATCATCAGCCGCATAAGCTTACGATGTCTGTCAACGTATCAACCTTACAGCTCAGGAGTCGTGGTTTTGTAGAGATGGTAAAAAAATACGTAAAAAAGCATAAGATTAATCCGTCATTTCTGGAATTAGAAATGACAGAAAGTGTTTTTATTCATTCTTTTGACGAAGCAGTTACAATCTTAAATGAGCTAAGGGAGATAGGGGTGAAAATTTCTTTAGATGATTTTGGCACTGGATTTTCTTCCTTGTCTTATCTGAGACATCTTCCGATCAATACACTGAAAATTGATAAAGCATTTGTTCAGGGGATGGAAACGGACAAAGATACAGAAATAATGATTGATTCAGTTATTACGATGGCACATAATATGAACCTAGATGTTATTGCCGAAGGCGTAGAAAATGAATGGCAGCTTCAAGCCATGAAGCGCTATGAATGTGATATGGTGCAAGGTTATCACATTAGTCACCCTTTGACTGAAGAGATGCTCGGAAAATATTTTGAAAAAAAGAATGATGAAAATAGTTGA
- a CDS encoding flagellar protein FlaG: protein MIIETSNSILRPIVKPPTHAYENFKTPRQQSLEQEKNISNPSVKKVVQESVNKVYESLQKLVENTDYNVSYRLDEATGGRQFRVTMKNSGNLVAAFPTESAIEIAERSKATTLGLIMDRRI, encoded by the coding sequence TTGATTATAGAAACGTCAAACTCTATCCTGAGGCCTATTGTTAAGCCTCCTACCCATGCCTATGAAAACTTTAAGACCCCGAGACAGCAAAGCTTGGAGCAGGAAAAGAATATCAGCAACCCTTCTGTAAAAAAAGTGGTACAGGAGAGTGTCAATAAAGTCTATGAGAGTTTGCAAAAACTGGTGGAGAATACAGATTATAATGTCAGTTATCGGCTAGACGAAGCTACTGGAGGTCGTCAGTTTCGAGTAACGATGAAGAACAGTGGTAATTTGGTAGCTGCTTTTCCAACAGAATCCGCGATTGAAATTGCAGAGCGCTCAAAAGCGACTACCTTGGGTCTGATCATGGACCGGCGAATATAA